A DNA window from Paenibacillus andongensis contains the following coding sequences:
- a CDS encoding manganese efflux pump, producing the protein MPSRDGSKTVGTTESIILGITLSINNLAGGFDAGIIHLNIWAISSISGLFSYICIGLSAFIGAKFAAQRLGPSASFISGALLDSLTRVVNILKAGHPLM; encoded by the coding sequence ATGCCTTCTAGGGATGGTTCCAAAACAGTTGGGACTACTGAATCCATCATTCTTGGGATCACACTATCTATAAATAATTTGGCTGGTGGTTTTGATGCAGGAATTATTCATCTTAATATCTGGGCTATTTCTTCTATTTCTGGTCTATTCAGTTATATATGTATTGGTTTAAGTGCATTTATAGGAGCAAAATTTGCTGCCCAAAGGTTAGGACCGAGTGCAAGTTTTATTTCTGGTGCCCTTCTGGACAGCCTGACAAGAGTGGTAAATATATTGAAAGCAGGGCACCCTTTGATGTGA